The following coding sequences lie in one Carassius carassius chromosome 1, fCarCar2.1, whole genome shotgun sequence genomic window:
- the LOC132153095 gene encoding interferon-induced very large GTPase 1-like, translating into MLTAHSLKSHNSCAEEKLVWSFIQILLMINYRARFTNVKDTNEQHHTQQTDSESSEDNSDILKAMSYSNKGTGYSERIHPMDVQMAVFHCADGFLKQLMVTKLSQCQYALLLLVPDPVTKQIEFPLWTFRQINKSWKTRNTNIETISQTQPIYKTQTPMVFFFRFGSVSSSKSQLMNSLINEKHNTFFHRNCPGSSRTRVLMDGVVEIAWFCPSGKNTDQFTDCVAFCNLHGDSGDHEKQLQILTEMASVIVVLLPRLDRNDRSAAMMNNMFGNKKPLICLFTEDESTVTEVKKGKFKIGLKDRNQSDVSEELRRTINECLSETSSTFRLEDVSKHSDIRVDEEDDDCRRGRAAAQQMMSLLENKDLTEIKELFLPHQGKLWHQWSQKNKELHRHRGEETEKEISRKHTELQEIREHQHKFKISKFMKFFIKKINSEAINEMYFLKWLRILLDEHRSADLSALHHKWSAVVKPKESHDESEQLLAGLNELEKISEKLQATAFGLEHIMREIGQIYESCSSVKKNKKDLQVHFSSLPSLAAQMMISGFPLELMDGDAAHVHVIWISAVLDQLVQKLGDQRVFVLSVLGIQSSGKSTMLNAMFGLEFAISAGRCTRGAFMQLVRVSDAIKTQMKIDFILVVDTEGLCAPELAGRSTRHHDNELATFVVGLANLTLINIFGENLSEMQDILQIVVQAFLRMKKVRLNPSCVFVHQNVSDVTAEEKKMEGRRRLQETLDEMTKLAAKDEVCDAECFSDVIRFDVQKDVKYFAQLWEGSPPMAPPNPNYCENIQELKESVISNAAKSDGIRLIDLKDCIKDLWEALLNERFVFSFRNSLEISAYRKREYNNSSWSLHSAMMETDNKLANKTENEAIHEVEETDLQEELKDTSEEVKKYTFEFFEKDKYKHILIQQKKSLDIKIKDVQENIVRERKRKLNETHVNTLHEKSRDLALKPKNRENYEETLKKEFDLFWKQYLNKIITDTPAIKDVDIMRDVKLLLDDVYESAPVDHWRESRDIFTVTSYADYVQLKKYFGLKGAIKNAFRSAKEILGKILSLEDESQIRLLVTDILLKTEKLIQSFNISEMGYNISSIQILIGYIKARVTGHQEGQGKYVFKNAFVKDLVLSIFKRANKMITDQHRLFREANDPVIYVERKREEYNSIFQIFCHEATSTAVFGEFICQKLKEPIEQSVYMKTARDLTYEMRSNCESLNGNRSKLEKHVLKTLAEEEDFDKYMNYIHNPRDHFKSIIRDKVSQYITDQFSDSVLPKMKENTELLQQKILEAAHHSTEHVQEKRGDADLWLKSFTQQLSDELVFSEEDLCGVKHGHIDVDFKFLEDVIRKELSTITSNIHKANISNKKMDFRFRPDELLIDHFCHCCWVQCPFCGATCTNTIENHDGDHSVAFHRVIGIKGHRCFLSQNFCVDICTNLVASDKDFLTLDGLYPYNEYRKAGGVYAKWSITPDCFELPYWKWFVCRFQKDLENHYKKEILAKGEIPNQWKKLRKQDAIESLDKYF; encoded by the coding sequence ATGTTAACTGCTCATTCCTTAAAGTCCCATAATTCTTGTGCTGAGGAGAAGCTGGTTTGGAGTTTCATACAAATACTACTTATGATAAACTACAGAGCAAGATTCACTAATGTGAAAGATACCAATGAACAGCATCACACACAACAAACAGACAGTGAATCATCTGAAGACAACAGTGATATTTTGAAAGCAATGTCTTATTCTAATAAAGGAACAGGCTATTCTGAGCGAATCCACCCGATGGATGTTCAGATGGCGGTGTTTCATTGTGCTGATGGTTTCCTGAAGCAGCTGATGGTGACTAAACTGTCCCAGTGTCAGTACGCTCTGCTTCTGCTTGTTCCTGATCCAGTCACAAAACAGATTGAGTTTCCTCTCTGGACATTCAGACAAATCAACAAGAGCTGGAAGACGAGAAACACCAACATTGAGACCATCAGTCAAACCCAGCCGATCTACAAGACACAAACTCCTATGGTGTTTTTCTTCAGGTTTGGCTCTGTGTCTTCATCCAAGTCTCAGCTGATGAACAGTTTGATCAATGAGAAACACAACACGTTCTTCCACAGGAACTGTCCAGGCAGCAGCAGAACCAGAGTCCTGATGGATGGAGTGGTGGAGATCGCCTGGTTCTGCCCCTCTGGGAAAAACACAGATCAATTCACTGACTGTGTTGCATTCTGTAATCTACACGGTGATTCAGGAGACCATGAGAAACAGTTGCAGATCCTCACTGAAATGGCCTCAGTCATTGTTGTTCTTTTGCCACGACTGGACAGGAATGACAGAAGTGCAGCAATGATGAATAACATGTTTGGAAACAAAAAGCCACTCATTTGTCTTTTTACGGAGGATGAATCTACTGTAACTGAGGTGAAGAAAGGGAAATTCAAAATCGGTTTGAAAGACAGAAATCAGTCAGATGTGTCTGAAGAACTTAGAAGAACTATAAATGAGTGTCTCTCAGAAACATCTTCCACTTTCAGACTTGAAGATGTGTCCAAGCACTCAGATATCAGAGTAGATGAGGAAGATGATGACTGCAGGAGAGGAAGAGCAGCAGCACAGCAGATGATGAGTTTACTGGAGAATAAAGATCTGACAGAAATCAAGGAATTATTTCTGCCTCATCAGGGGAAACTGTGGCATCAGTGGAGTCAGAAGAACAAAGAACTACATCGACATCGAGGAGAAGAAACAGAAAAGGAAATAAGCAGAAAACATACAGAACTACAGGAAATCCGTGAACACCAGCATAAATTTAAAATCAGCAAATTTATGaagttctttataaaaaaaattaattcagaagCTATAAATGAGATGTATTTCTTAAAGTGGCTCAGAATCCTCCTGGATGAACACAGATCAGCTGACCTTTCTGCTCTACATCACAAGTGGTCAGCAGTTGTAAAACCGAAAGAGAGTCATGATGAATCTGAACAACTCCTAGCTGGACTAAATGAACTTGAGAAGATATCTGAGAAGCTTCAAGCTACAGCCTTTGGTTTGGAGCACATCATGAGGGAGATTGGTCAGATCTATGAATCATGTTCATCTGTGAAGAAGAACAAGAAAGATCTGCAGGTTCACTTCTCTTCTCTCCCGAGTCTTGCAGCACAGATGATGATCTCTGGATTTCCCCTGGAGCTGATGGATGGAGATGCTGCTCATGTTCATGTGATCTGGATCTCTGCTGTTCTAGATCAACTCGTCCAGAAACTGGGAGACCAGCGAGTCTTTGTGCTGTCAGTTTTAGGGATTCAGAGCTCTGGGAAATCCACCATGCTGAACGCTATGTTTGGACTTGAGTTTGCCATCAGTGCAGGCAGGTGCACCAGAGGAGCTTTCATGCAGCTGGTCAGAGTCTCAGACGCGATCAAAACACAGATGAAGATTGACTTCATTCTGGTTGTTGATACTGAGGGTCTTTGTGCTCcagaactggctggaagatcAACAAGACATCATGATAATGAATTGGCCACATTTGTTGTAGGTCTTGCAAATCTGACCTTGATCAACATCTTTGGAGAAAACCTGTCTGAGATGCAGGACATTCTTCAGATTGTTGTTCAGGCCTTCCTGAGGATGAAGAAGGTCAGACTGAATcccagctgtgtgtttgtgcatcagAACGTTTCAGACGTCACAGCTGAAGAGAAAAAGATGGAGGGAAGGAGACGACTGCAGGAGACACTGGATGAGATGACAAAACTCGCTGCTAAAGATGAAGTCTGTGATGCAGAATGTTTCAGTGATGTCATTAGATTTGATGTTCAGAAAGATGTGAAGTATTTTGCTCAGCTCTGGGAGGGCAGCCCACCAATGGCACCACCAAACCCAAACTACTGTGAGAACATTCAAGAACTAAAGGAATCTGTTATTTCTAATGCTGCAAAATCAGATGGAATTAGGCTGATAGATTTAAAAGATTGTATTAAAGATCTCTGGGAGGCTTTACTGAATGAAAGATTCGTCTTCAGCTTCAGAAATTCCCTGGAGATTTCAGCTTACAGGAAACGAGAATACAACAATTCGTCCTGGAGCCTTCACAGTGCCATGATGGAAACTGATAACAAACTAGCcaacaaaacagaaaatgaagCAATTCATGAGGTTGAGGAAACTGATCTTCAAGAAGAACTGAAGGATACAAGTGAAGaagttaaaaaatatacattCGAATTCTTTGAGAAagacaaatataaacatatactgATTCAGCAGAAAAAATCATTGGACATCAAAATAAAAGATGTTCAGGAAAACAttgtgagagaaagaaagaggaaattAAATGAGACTCATGTAAACACCCTGCATGAAAAGAGCAGAGATCTTGCCTTGAAACCTAAAAACAGAGAAAATTATGAAGAAACACTGAAGAAAGAGTTTGATTTGTTTTGGAAACAGTATCTGAATAAGATCATCACAGACACTCCTGCAATCAAAGACGTTGACATAATGAGAGATGTGAAACTCCTCCTCGATGATGTCTATGAAAGTGCTCCTGTAGATCACTGGAGGGAGAGCAGGGATATTTTTACTGTGACCAGTTATGCAGATTATGTACAGTTAAAGAAATACTTTGGATTGAAAGGAGCTATAAAAAATGCTTTCAGATCAGCAAAAGAGATATTGGGGAAAATTTTATCTCTGGAGGATGAATCCCAAATACGTTTATTAGTCACAGACATTTTGCTGAAGACAGAAAAACTGATtcagtcatttaacatttcagaaatgggctacaacatcagcagcattcAAATACTCATAGGTTACATCAAGGCAAGAGTAACAGGCCATCAGGAAGGACAAGGGAAATATGTCTTCAAGAATGCATTCGTCAAAGATTTGGTTCTTTCCATCTTTAAGAGAGCAAACAAGATGATCACTGACCAACACAGGCTGTTCAGGGAAGCTAATGATCCTGTCATATATGTtgagaggaagagagaagagTACAATAGTATTTTTCAGATATTCTGTCATGAAGCAACATCAACTGCCGTTTTTGGTGAGTTTATCTGTCAGAAACTGAAAGAGCCCATTGAGCAGAGTGTCTACATGAAGACTGCTAGAGATCTGACATATGAAATGAGATCAAACTGTGAATCACTGAATGGAAACAGATCGAAACTGGAGAAACACGTCCTGAAGACACTGGCAGAAGAGGAGGACTTTGACAAATACATGAACTACATTCATAATCCCAGAGATCACTTCAAGAGTATCATCAGAGATAAAGTCAGTCAGTACATCACTGATCAGTTCAGTGACAGTGTTTTACCCAAGATGAAGGAGAACACTGAACTCCTGCAGCAGAAGATCTTGGAAGCAGCTCATCACTCTACTGAACATGTtcaagagaagagaggagatgcTGATTTGTGGTTGAAGAGTTTCACACAACAGCTCTCAGATGAGCTGGTCTTCTCTGAAGAAGACCTCTGCGGAGTCAAACATGGTCATATTGATGTTGATTTCAAATTCCTAGAAGACGTGATAAGAAAAGAACTAAGTACCATAACATCTAACATCCACAAAGCTAATATATCCAATAAAAAAATGGACTTCAGGTTCAGGCCAGATGAGCTTCTGATTGATCACTTCTGTCATTGCTGTTGGGTTCAGTGTCCGTTCTGTGGAGCCACCTGCACCAACACCATAGAAAACCATGATGGAGATCACAGTGTTGCTTTCCACAGAGTCATTGGAATTAAAGGACACCGTTGCTTTCTATCACAGAATTTCTGTGTGGATATTTGCACAAATTTAGTGGCAAGTGATAAAGACTTTCTTACATTA
- the LOC132142336 gene encoding collagen alpha-1(III) chain-like — protein MLEFPKKTYLPLSIPPITPAATPTPADPAAAASPAAPEAADPVASDAAVPDAADPVPIAPDAAEPDSAGPDAAGSDGPGPEDPDPDAPGPGGPGPDDGGPDTAAPDAPDPEGPGPDDAGPDTAAPDAPGPEVPGLDDGGPDTAAPDALGPEGPDPDDAGPDTAASDALGPEGPGPDDSGPEGPDPDNAVSDAAAPDAPGPEGPDPDDGGPDTAAPDAPGPEGPGPDDGGPDTAAPDAPGPEGPGLDDGGPDTAAPDAPGPEGPGLDDGGPDTAAPDAPGPEGPGPDDGGPDTAAPDALGPEGPDPDDAGPDTAAPDAPGPEGPGLDDGGPDTAAPDALGPEGPDPDDGGPDTAAPDALGPEGPGPDDGGPDTAAPDAPGPEGPGLDDGGPDTAAPDAPGPEGPGLDDGGPDTAAPDAPGPEGPGPDDGGPDTAAPDALGPEGPDPDDAGPDTAAPDAPGPEGPGLDDGGPDTAAPDALGPEGPDPDDGGPDTAAPDALGPEGPDPDDGGPDTAAPDAPGPEGPGPDDGGPDTAAPDAPGPEGPGPDDGGPDTAAPDALGPEGPDPDDAGPDTAAPDTPGPEGPGLDDGGPDTAAPDALGPEGPGPDDAGPDTAASDAPGPEGPGLDDGGPDTAAPDALGPEGPDPDDAGPDTTASDALGPEGPGPGDSGPEGPDPDNAGSDAAAPDAPGPEGPDPDDGGPDTAAPDAPGPEGPDPDDGGPDTAAPDAPGPEGPDPDDGGPDTAAPDAPGPEGPGLDDGGPDTAAPDAPGPEGPDPDDGGPDTAAPDTPGPEGPGPDDGGPDTAAPDAPGPEGPGPDDGGPDTAAPDAPGPEGPGPDDGGPDTAAPDGPGPEGPGPVDGGPDTAAPDGPGPEGPGPDDGGPDTATTDAPGPEGPGSDNTGPDTVGRDTSDPDDAGLNTPGTDDASTASSCHD, from the exons ATGCTTGAATTTCCCAAGAAAACCTACCT TCCTctcagtattcctcccattactCCTGCTGCTACTCCCACACCTGCTGATCCTGCTGCTGCTGCCAGTCCTGCTGCTCCAGAAGCTGCTGATCCTGTTGCTTCAGATGCTGCTGTACCTGATGCTGCTGATCCTGTTCCCATTGCCCCAGATGCTGCTGAACCCGATTCTGCTGGCCCTGATGCTGCTGGTTCAGATGGTCCTGGGCCTGAAGATCCTGATCCAGATGCTCCTGGTCCTGGAGGTCCTGGTCCAGATGATGGTGGACCTGATACTGCTGCTCCAGATGCTCCTGATCCTGAAGGTCCTGGTCCAGATGATGCTGGACCTGATACTGCTGCTCCAGATGCTCCTGGTCCTGAAGTTCCTGGTTTAGATGATGGTGGACCTGATACTGCTGCTCCAGATGCTCTTGGTCCTGAAGGTCCTGATCCAGATGATGCTGGACCTGATACTGCTGCTTCAGATGCTCTTGGTCCTGAAGGTCCTGGTCCAGATGATAGTGGACCTGAAGGTCCTGATCCAGATAATGCTGTATCTGATGCTGCTGCTCCAGATGCTCCTGGTCCTGAAGGTCCTGATCCAGATGATGGTGGACCTGATACTGCTGCTCCAGATGCTCCTGGTCCTGAAGGTCCTGGTCCAGATGATGGTGGACCTGATACTGCTGCTCCAGATGCTCCTGGTCCTGAAGGTCCTGGTTTAGATGATGGTGGACCTGATACTGCTGCTCCAGATGCTCCTGGTCCTGAAGGTCCTGGTTTAGATGATGGTGGACCTGATACTGCTGCTCCAGATGCTCCTGGTCCTGAAGGTCCTGGTCCAGATGATGGTGGACCTGATACTGCTGCTCCAGATGCTCTTGGTCCTGAAGGTCCTGATCCAGATGATGCTGGACCTGATACTGCTGCTCCAGATGCTCCTGGTCCTGAAGGTCCTGGTTTAGATGATGGTGGACCTGATACTGCTGCTCCAGATGCTCTTGGTCCTGAAGGTCCTGATCCAGATGATGGTGGACCTGATACTGCTGCTCCAGATGCTCTTGGTCCTGAAGGTCCTGGTCCAGATGATGGTGGACCTGATACTGCTGCTCCAGATGCTCCTGGTCCTGAAGGTCCTGGTTTAGATGATGGTGGACCTGATACTGCTGCTCCAGATGCTCCTGGTCCTGAAGGTCCTGGTTTAGATGATGGTGGACCTGATACTGCTGCTCCAGATGCTCCTGGTCCTGAAGGTCCTGGTCCAGATGATGGTGGACCTGATACTGCTGCTCCAGATGCTCTTGGTCCTGAAGGTCCTGATCCAGATGATGCTGGACCTGATACTGCTGCTCCAGATGCTCCTGGTCCTGAAGGTCCTGGTTTAGATGATGGTGGACCTGATACTGCTGCTCCAGATGCTCTTGGTCCTGAAGGTCCTGATCCAGATGATGGTGGACCTGATACTGCTGCTCCAGATGCTCTTGGTCCTGAAGGTCCTGATCCAGATGATGGTGGACCTGATACTGCTGCTCCAGATGCTCCTGGTCCTGAAGGTCCTGGTCCAGATGATGGTGGACCTGATACTGCTGCTCCAGATGCTCCTGGTCCTGAAGGTCCTGGTCCAGATGATGGTGGACCTGATACTGCTGCTCCAGATGCTCTTGGTCCTGAAGGTCCTGATCCAGATGATGCTGGACCTGATACTGCTGCTCCAGATACTCCTGGTCCTGAAGGTCCTGGTTTAGATGATGGTGGACCTGATACTGCTGCTCCAGATGCTCTTGGTCCTGAAGGTCCTGGTCCAGATGATGCTGGACCTGATACTGCTGCTTCAGATGCTCCTGGTCCTGAAGGTCCTGGTTTAGATGATGGTGGACCTGATACTGCTGCTCCAGATGCTCTTGGTCCTGAAGGTCCTGATCCAGATGATGCTGGACCTGATACTACTGCTTCAGATGCTCTTGGTCCTGAAGGTCCTGGTCCAGGTGATAGTGGACCTGAAGGTCCTGATCCAGATAATGCTGGATCTGATGCTGCTGCTCCAGATGCTCCTGGTCCTGAAGGTCCTGATCCAGATGATGGTGGACCTGATACTGCTGCTCCAGATGCTCCTGGTCCTGAAGGTCCTGATCCAGATGATGGTGGACCTGATACTGCTGCTCCAGATGCTCCTGGTCCTGAAGGTCCTGATCCAGATGATGGTGGACCTGATACCGCTGCTCCAGATGCTCCTGGTCCTGAAGGTCCTGGTTTAGATGATGGTGGACCTGATACCGCTGCTCCAGATGCTCCTGGTCCTGAAGGTCCTGATCCAGATGATGGTGGACCTGATACCGCTGCTCCAGATACTCCTGGTCCTGAAGGTCCTGGTCCAGATGATGGTGGACCTGATACTGCTGCTCCAGATGCTCCTGGTCCTGAAGGTCCTGGTCCAGATGATGGTGGACCTGATACTGCTGCTCCAGATGCTCCTGGTCCTGAAGGTCCTGGTCCAGATGATGGTGGACCTGATACTGCTGCTCCAGATGGTCCTGGTCCTGAAGGTCCTGGTCCAGTTGATGGTGGACCTGATACTGCTGCTCCAGATGGTCCTGGTCCTGAAGGTCCTGGTCCAGATGATGGTGGACCTGATACTGCTACTACAGATGCTCCTGGTCCTGAAGGTCCTGGTTCAGATAATACTGGGCCAGATACTGTTGGCCGAGATACTTCTGATCCAGATGATGCCGGTCTAAATACTCCTGGTACAGATGATGCTTCTACTGCTTCTTCTTGCCATGATTGA